One stretch of Bremerella cremea DNA includes these proteins:
- a CDS encoding DUF1559 domain-containing protein, which produces MKRSPGFTLVELLVVIAIIGVLISLLLPAVQQAREAARRMQCSNHMKQLGLAFHNYHDTYGKFMPGGLHASVTYPLGWVPRLFPFFEQGTRYEAMESLNKDYMMTRSPYRSNDQNNPIFGPVPNITCPSSPLGETASDQPGSGNFPYQDKQGGLHYRANGGSFDTEYHTPADSSRPGYSSSGVLYPMSKTRFADMVDGTTNTMLLGEISSTQGWPTSPNMITGFGGIKPWVWGYYRYNATDWLMIDHKMVQFPINYRGVFTTNSTPFGSYHPGGAMFAMSDGSVTFLSETMRLDILKAFATKNNQEVIPAF; this is translated from the coding sequence ATGAAACGTTCTCCGGGATTCACATTAGTTGAGCTATTGGTTGTCATAGCCATTATTGGCGTTCTGATTTCTCTTCTCTTGCCTGCCGTGCAGCAGGCTCGTGAAGCTGCACGTCGCATGCAATGCAGCAACCACATGAAGCAGTTGGGGCTGGCATTTCACAACTATCACGACACCTACGGCAAGTTCATGCCTGGTGGCCTTCACGCAAGTGTCACTTATCCGTTGGGATGGGTGCCGCGATTGTTTCCGTTTTTTGAACAGGGCACACGCTACGAAGCGATGGAGTCGCTCAACAAGGACTACATGATGACTCGTAGTCCCTACCGCAGTAACGATCAAAACAATCCGATTTTCGGCCCAGTACCCAATATCACTTGCCCTTCGTCTCCACTGGGCGAAACAGCCTCGGACCAGCCTGGTTCTGGTAATTTTCCGTATCAAGATAAGCAAGGAGGACTGCACTATCGGGCCAATGGTGGGTCGTTTGACACGGAGTACCATACGCCTGCCGATAGCTCTCGTCCGGGGTATTCTTCTTCCGGGGTGCTTTACCCAATGAGCAAGACCCGCTTTGCCGATATGGTCGACGGCACGACCAATACAATGCTATTAGGAGAAATATCGAGCACGCAGGGCTGGCCAACTTCGCCAAATATGATCACGGGGTTTGGGGGGATCAAACCATGGGTGTGGGGATACTACCGCTATAACGCCACCGATTGGCTAATGATCGACCATAAAATGGTGCAGTTCCCCATCAATTACCGAGGGGTCTTTACCACGAACTCGACACCTTTTGGTAGCTATCATCCAGGGGGCGCCATGTTCGCGATGTCAGACGGCAGCGTTACGTTTTTGTCAGAAACAATGCGGCTCGATATTCTCAAAGCGTTTGCCACCAAGAACAATCAGGAAGTCATTCCTGCGTTCTAA